In Trichomycterus rosablanca isolate fTriRos1 chromosome 20, fTriRos1.hap1, whole genome shotgun sequence, one DNA window encodes the following:
- the egln2 gene encoding egl nine homolog 1, which yields MERSDSRDSLDESASSYRPDSVRVGQKETSRGCATATMGRTAYCGTSPSVDLLGYPAAGSALWNGTGANGEVVPPTSLDGNYSGFSLHAANFCKKPNGQSCQAEVPSGGTPRPTDNCTLLLKRANSDLNRRTQKHQNKDTVSGHLDGVNLATQKSLEALDASTSLDCKRTRLENDLTPEVAKSTQDGTPFSTTTNIQHHSNCNTGQFPVPVSSPTRVHQNGHRVIRNPIPGTTSPAGLPSVPGMSGAPSGWSTERLAQLYIVPCMKYYGICVKDGFLGPQLGDRLLQEVEMLNRSGKFRDGQLVSQRSVPTKNIRGDQIAWVEGKEPGCESIGMLMAHIDEAIMHSSANGQLGNYVINGRTKAMVACYPGNGTRYVRHVDNPNGDGRCITCIYYLNKDWDVKVHGGLLQLYPEGRSVVANIEPLFDRLLIFWSDRRNPHEVKPAYARRYAITVWYFDAKERAEAKEKYRLATGQKGVEVPVSLGNKT from the exons ATGGAGAGGTCGGATAGTAGAGACTCTTTAGATGAAAGCGCTTCTTCCTACAGACCCGATAGTGTTCGTGTTGGACAAAAGGAAACAAGCCGCGGCTGTGCGACAGCCACCATGGGCCGGACCGCTTATTGTGGTACTTCTCCGTCAGTTGATCTCTTGGGGTATCCGGCCGCAGGATCGGCTCTGTGGAATGGCACTGGTGCTAATGGTGAAGTTGTACCCCCGACCTCTCTGGATGGGAATTACAGTGGGTTTTCTTTGCATGCTGCAAATTTCTGCAAAAAACCTAACGGACAGAGCTGTCAGGCTGAGGTGCCCTCAGGTGGCACACCGCGGCCAACAGACAACTGCACCCTCCTTTTGAAGCGAGCTAATAGTGACCTAAACCGCAGAACTCAGAAACACCAGAATAAAGATACAGTATCTGGACATTTAGACGGAGTCAATTTAGCAACACAGAAATCATTGGAAGCGCTGGACGCTTCTACTTCTCTGGACTGCAAAAGGACGCGACTGGAAAATGACTTGACACCTGAGGTTGCAAAAAGCACACAAGATGGAACTCCCTTTTCTACTACAACCAACATTCAGCATCACAGTAACTGCAACACCGGCCAGTTTCCTGTGCCTGTATCCTCGCCAACCCGGGTACACCAAAACGGGCACAGGGTGATCCGAAACCCCATACCAGGCACCACTTCACCAGCAGGTTTGCCCTCTGTTCCAGGGATGTCAGGAGCACCATCAGGCTGGTCCACAGAACGCTTAGCCCAGCTATACATAGTCCCTTGTATGAAATACTATGGCATTTGTGTTAAAGATGGGTTCTTGGGCCCGCAGCTAGGGGACCGATTGCTGCAGGAGGTGGAGATGTTGAACCGTAGTGGAAAATTTCGTGACGGACAGCTGGTTAGTCAGAGGAGTGTCCCGACTAAGAACATCCGTGGAGATCAAATAGCCTGGGTGGAGGGCAAGGAGCCTGGGTGTGAGAGCATTGGTATGCTCATGGCTCACATCGATGAGGCCATAATGCATAGTTCAGCAAACGGACAGCTCGGGAATTATGTCATCAACGGCCGCACTAAG GCTATGGTGGCATGTTACCCTGGCAACGGCACAAGATACGTGCGTCACGTAGATAATCCAAATGGAGACGGGCGCTGCATTACATGCATCTACTATTTGAACAAGGACTGGGATGTCAAG GTTCATGGTGGCTTGCTGCAGCTCTATCCCGAGGGTCGCAGTGTTGTCGCCAACATTGAGCCATTGTTCGACCGCCTGCTTATTTTCTGGTCAGACAGACGAAACCCTCATGAGGTGAAACCAGCCTACGCCAGACG ATATGCCATCACTGTTTGGTACTTTGATGCGAAAGAACGGGCAGAGGCCAAGGAGAAGTACAGACTCG CTACTGGACAGAAGGGGGTTGAAGTGCCAGTCAGTCTAGGCAACAAGACCTAA